The genomic region GCAGCAGCGACCACCTCGGACCGTCAGTGAAGGACATGTGTCCACTCAGGACAGTGGCGAGCACGATCCCGCCGAAGACCAGGAAGGCCGCCAGCGCGCCGAGCGCCAGCCCGCGCGGCGAGGTGGTGAACCCGGCGCTGGCGAACGGCCGTCGCTCCTTGAACCGGATCCACAGCCACAGCACCAGCGCCACCGGCGCGAACCCGCCGACCAGCATGGCCACCTGACCGCGCAGGTTCCCGGTCTGTGGCGTGGCCGATCCGGTCAGCAGCAGGTTGGCCGTCAGGCCACCAGCGCCGCCGACCAGCAGCATCGCCAGCGCCACCACGACAAGGGCGAGCCAGGGGCCGGTAGGGCGCCGGGCGGTGTCCATACCGGTGAGGAAGGGACTCATCAGGCTCCTCGCTGCTCCAGGGCGAGACGAGCATGCCGTACGTCGTGCCGGGCCCGGTCGACGGCCGGGTCCAGCTCGTGGTCGACGCTGTTCTCCAGCGCGATGGCCAGCGCCAGCTGCGCGTCCTGGAGGCGGTGCATCCGTTGCGCGCCAAGGGGTCCGTGCGTGCGCCGGGCCAGCCTGCGCGCCTTGCGCCGAGCCCGGCCGGTGCGCAGCGCGGCCACCTCCGGCGGCGTGATGATCTCCGGGTCCTCCTGGCGCACGGTGGCCACGAACCAGGCGAACTCCCGCCGCGCGGTGTACCGGTAGACCAGGGCGAACAGCAGCACCAGCACCGCGTACTTGGCCAGCGCGCCGAGCACGCCCAGCTGCCCGAGCAGCGGGGAGTTCCACAGCACGTGCAGGCCGTACCCGGTCAGCACCGAGGCCGCCGCGACCAGCGCGCGGTGGCCGTGCGAGCGGTCGGTGGCGGTGCGCGCGTAGCCGAGGCCGAACCCGGCGATGCCGGTGAAGACCACGTGCGCGCCGACCCCGAACAGCAGCCGGGACACCGAGCTGCCCAGCGCGGCGGAGAAGTCGTCGTTGACGTCGGTGAGCGCGGCGTTGACCGCGTAGCCGAAGTTCTCCAGCGCCTCGAAGCCGAGGCCGATCATCGCGCCGTAGACCAGCCCGTCCAGCGACCGGT from Crossiella sp. CA-258035 harbors:
- a CDS encoding PrsW family intramembrane metalloprotease is translated as MTITSPVAPRAGWATVLRRPMFWAYLVLLVFGLRSFAGGDLYAARAAPVAAVTAVLAQCLLVVVFTVLIRRLDLFEKEPPVLLALAFLWGAFIAPAVAAPANGALLSLAGKTGGAAFAADWGAALAGPLSEEWLKGLGVVAVLVIVREHLHRSLDGLVYGAMIGLGFEALENFGYAVNAALTDVNDDFSAALGSSVSRLLFGVGAHVVFTGIAGFGLGYARTATDRSHGHRALVAAASVLTGYGLHVLWNSPLLGQLGVLGALAKYAVLVLLFALVYRYTARREFAWFVATVRQEDPEIITPPEVAALRTGRARRKARRLARRTHGPLGAQRMHRLQDAQLALAIALENSVDHELDPAVDRARHDVRHARLALEQRGA